One Malus domestica chromosome 11, GDT2T_hap1 genomic region harbors:
- the LOC139189493 gene encoding uncharacterized protein — protein MRDFRRNEMVDETLRRDMTNISRSPFTDEIEQAEPPRKFSMPHFTSFKGDGDLERHLKHYRSAMVLYRNNDAFMCKIFTITLQGEAQDCFHTLPSRSIQNFDDLSLVFTKEYSSYRSIKKKSDHLFNVKKNPKKSLRAYVKRFKVEKAKIVGNVDSIASAAFQKGLPANHPLFG, from the coding sequence ATGCGTGATTTCCGACGCAACGAAATGGTTGATGAAACACTAAGGCGAgatatgaccaacataagtaggtcacctttcacggatgagatcgagcaggcagagcctccacgcaagtttagcatgccgcacttcacatctttcaaaggagacGGGGATCTAGAAAGACACTTGAAGCATTACCGAAGCGCGATGGTCCTTTACAGGAATAATGACGCCTTTATGTGCAAAATATTCACCatcactctacaaggcgaggcacaaGATTGTTTTCATACATTGCCATCGCGGTCCATCCagaattttgatgatctttccttggttttcaccaaagagtACTCGTCTTACcgctcgatcaagaaaaagtccgaTCACTTGTTTAAcgtaaagaaaaacccaaagaaGTCACTTCGCGCCTACGTAAAAagattcaaagtagagaaggcaaagattGTCGGAAACGTTGACTCAATAGCaagtgcagccttccaaaaaggacttccagcaaaCCACCCACTGTTCGGAtaa